GGCATCCACGCGGCGCCCGCGTAGAGGTTGCGCCGGGAGCCGAAGCCCTCTCCGGAGAGCATCAGCACCCGCTGGTTGTCGCTCAGGAGGAGCAGCCCTCCGGGCGACCCCAGCTCCAGCACCAGCCGGCGGCGCACGGCCTCGCGTTCGAACTCCAGCACCACCGCGCGGTGGGGCTCCAGGTAGCGCGCGCCCAGCAGCTTGAAGCCGGTGAGCTCCTGGCGCAGCCAGCGCTGGAAGGGGGCGGGTTCACCCGGCGTGGGGAAGCGGTCCTCCGCCACGGACAGGCGGGACAGCTCCCCTTCCGCGCACAGGCACAGGACCACCGATCTGCCGGGGACCCGCAGCTCCACGTACGCCAGGCGGGGCAGCGGGCACCACGCCTTCTGGGCCACCGCGCCCACCAGCCGGGACGCCACCTCCGCGACCACCTCTTCGAACTCCACCGGACGCAGCGACATGGCCCCTCCCGGAAGGGCGCGGGACGGGGGGACCCCAGCCCGCAAAAAGCAAAACGGCCCGGCGGGTTTCGCCGAGCCGTTCACTGGACGTCAACCGACGTCCATCATGACGCCGTACTTCAGGACTGGGGGGCTTCAGGAGCCGCCGGCGCCGTCTTGGCGCTCTTGCGCTTCGCGGGAGCCCGCTTGGCCGCCTTCTTCGCGGTCGTCTTCTTCGCGGCGCCCTTCTTGGCGGCCGCCTTGCGGGGAGCAGCGGCCGTCTTGCGGGCCGTCTTCTTCGTCGCGGCCTTCTTCGCCGTCGTCTTCTTCGCGGGCGCCTTCTTCGCGGTCTTCTTCTTCGCGGCCATCGGAATCCTCCGTTCAGAGTTGAGGCCCGCGGTGACGCGAGCCCTGCACCCACTTTGGACTGAACGTGAGTGCTTGAACTGAATGGTACGGGCGACATGCCAGTGTGTCAACGCATGGTGATGTATTGCAGTGCGCGGCGAGGCCGATTTCTAGGCGTCGGGCGCTTCCAACCGTTCGTGGCGGTCACTTCGGGGGGTGGAGCGCGTCGCGCGCGGAGGCCAATTTCCGGCTCCGGACGCATTTCGCGGGCCCGTGCTACAGGTCGGAGTGTCCGCTGCCGCGCATCCGCGCGCGGTCCTCGCGTCGCTTCCCGTCGTCGAAGCGGCGACCTACGGTGCGCGCCCGCATGCGAACCGCCCCGCTGACCTTCCCCGCGTCCTTCACCTTCGGCGTCGCCACGTCCGCGTACCAGGTGGAGGGCGGCATCGAGAACGACTGGTCCGACTGGGAGCGGCGGGGAAAGTTGAAGGAGCCCCACGTCCGCTGCGGGCGCGCGGTGGACCACTGGCACCGCTACGAGGAGGACTACGCCCTGGCGAAGGCGGTGGGGGCCACCGCGTTCCGCCTGTCGCTGGAGTGGGCGCGCATCGAGCCCGAGCGCGGCCGGTTCGACGGACAGGCGCTGGAGGGATACCGCGAGCGGCTCCTGCGCCTGGGCGCGCACGGCCTGCGGCCGGTGGTGACGCTGCATCACTTCACCCACCCCACGTGGTTCCACGCGGCCACGCCCTGGCACCTCCCGGAGAGCCTGGAGGCCTTCCGCCAGTACGTGCGCCGCTGCGCGCCCTTGTTGGAGGGGCTGGACGCGCTCGTCATCTCCTTCAACGAACCGATGGTGCTTTTGTTGGGCGGCTACCTCCAGGGCCTGATGCCGCCGGGCATCACGGATGGGGCGAAGACGATGGCGGCGCTCGGGAACCTGGTGCGCGCGCACGCCATCGCGCGCGAGGAGCTGGGTCAGCGCCTGGGCCGGGTGGAGCTGGGCATCTCCCAGAACATGCTGTCGTTCGCGCCGGACCGCTGGTGGCATCCGCTGGACCGCTCGCTGGTGAGGCTGGCGGCCCCGGCCTACAACCACGCCTTCCACGAGGCGCTGTCCACCGGCCACCTGCGCGTCTTCATGCCGGGCGTGGCCTCCACGGACGTGCGCATCCCGGAGGCGCGCGACTCGGTGGAGTTCGTGGGGGTCAACTACTACACGCGCGCGCACCTGCGCTTCATGCCGCGCCCGCCCTTCATGGACTTCAAGTACCGGGACCCCCAGCAGCGCGGGCTCACCGACATCGGCTGGGAGCAGCGCCCGGAGGGCTTCGGCCAGCTGCTCCAGGAGGTGAAGCGCTACGGCAAGCCGGTGTGGGTGACGGAGAACGGCATCGACGACCGTCAGGGGACGGTCCGGCCGGAATACATCCACGCGCACCTCAAGCAGGTGCTGGAGGCGCGCGCGACGGGCGTGGACGTCCAGGGCTACCTCTATTGGAGCCTGCTGGACAACTTCGAGTGGCTGGAGGGCTGGGGCCCGCGCTTCGGCCTGTACCACGTCGACTTCGACACGCTGGAGCGCCGCCCCACCCCGGCCTGCGACTACTTCCGCGCCGTGGCCACCGGCCGCGTGCTGGTGCCGCCGTCCGGGGCTTCAGGCTCCGGGGCTTCAAGCTCTGGCGACGCTCAGCCCAGCGCGGCCCGGTAGTCGACCTCCGGCTCCTCCAGAGGAGCCGTGGGGTCCGTGTCCGCGCCCGCGAAGAAGCGCCGGACGCTGTCCTCCACCGCCTGGGGCGAGTCCAGCTGGTTCACCTCCGAGCGGAAGTGGGCCGCGCCCTTCAGGCCGTGCGCGTACCACGCCAGGTGCCGGCGGAAGGAGCGCACCGCGCCCACGGGGTCCCCGAAGAACTCCGCGTGCGCCTGGGCGTGCTCCAGCACCAACTGGCAGCGCTCCTCCGGCGTGGCCGCGGGTCCGCCCGTCAGCTCGCGGAAGAGCCACGGGTTGCCCAGGGCGCCCCGGCCAATCATCACGAAGTCGCACCCGGTGGAGTCCAGCATCCGGTGGGCGTCCGCCACCGTCTTCACGTCCCCGTTGCCGATGATGGGCAGCTCCGGGAAGTGGCGCTTCAGGTCCGCGATGTGGGACCAGTCCGCCCGGCCCGAGTAGCCCTGGGCGCGCGTGCGCGGGTGGATGGCGAGCCCCGCGCAGCCGGCCTCCTGGAGGGCCTCCGCCACCTGGAGGTAGTTGAGCGTCTGGGCGTCCCAGCCCGAGCGGATCTTGCAGGTGACGGGCAGGCCGGTGGCGTCGCGGATGGCGCGGACGACGGCGGCGGCGCGGGGCACGTCGCACAGCAGGCCGCTGCCGGCGCCGTTGCGGACCACCTTCTTCACCGGGCAGCCCATGTTGATGTCGATGATTTGCGCCCCCGCCTCCTGGCCCACCTTCGCCGCCAGCGCCATGGCCTCTGGTTCGCCGCCAAAAATCTGCAGCGAGTAGGGCTTCTCCACCTGGGCGTCGTAGCGCAGGTACTTGAGCGTGCGCTGGTTCTGGCGCATCAGGCCCTGGGCGCTGACGAGCTCCGTGGGGCACAGGGCGGCGCCCAACCGGAAGGCGATGACGCGAAAGGGGCGCTCGCTCACCCCCGCCATGGGCGCGAGGATGTAGGGGTTGGGGAGCGTGTAGGGACCCAGCTTCGGCATGGCGGCGACACCCTATAGACCCGGCGGCCCGGGAACAGAAGCACACGCGAGGGGTGAGAACGGCCCTGCGCGGGTGGGGGTCAACGATTAAGGTCCCTTCCCATGTTCCGTTTCAGGCTCGGGAGCGTCCCCGTCCACGTCCACATGAGTCACCTGCTGTTCTCCGCGGTGCTCGCCTACCAGTCCCTGCCAGTGCCGGGCAGGGGTTCGAGTGCCGGGTGGCTGGGGGACCGGCTGTCCGACCCCGGCGCACCGGGCTACGGCGGCGCGGTGGCCGCCTACATCCTGTCGTGGATGTTCATCGTCTTCGTGTCCGTGCTCATCCATGAGCTGGGGCACGCGGTGGCCTTCCGCTACTTCGGCTACCAGCCGAGCGTGGACTTGGTCTTCATGGGCGGCGTCACCCGGCCCAACACGGACACGCCCCTGCCCTGGCACAAGGACGTGGTGAGCAGCTTCGCGGGCCCGCTGGCGGGGCTCACGCTGGGCGTCCTGTGCTGGGTGGTGCTGCTCCAGATTCGGGGCCGCTGGGAGATGGCGGACTTCTTCCTGAGCAACTTCTTCTTCGCGAACATGGTGTGGGCGGTGCTGAACCTGCTGCCCGTGCCCCCGCTGGATGGCGGCCACATCAGCACGGCGCTCGCCACGCGGATGTTCGGCCGCAGGGGCTTCATCGTGTCCCACGTCCTGGCCCTGGGCCTGTGCGTGGGCCTGGTGCTGCTCAGCATCAAGGCCGGGGCCCTGTTCATGGGCGTCCTCTTCGCCATGTTCGGCTTCCAGGCGTTCCGCGTGCTGGCGGACGTGATGCGCGCCCGCAGCGAGGACAAGGAGGCCGAAGGCCCGAAGGCCCTGGGGCTGCGCGAGGCCCAGCAGGCCCTGCGCGAGGACCGGCTGGACGACGCGTGGCGGCTGGGCCAGCAGCTGCTGGAGGGCGAGGGCCTGTCCGCAAGCCTCACCAGCCGGACGCACTACCTGCTGGGCTGGGTGGCGCTGAAGCAGGGCCAGGGCCGGCCCGCGCTGGACCACTTCTCCCAGGTGCAGGGCCAGCCGGTGGAGATGCACGCGGTGGCGGCGGCCTTCTCGCTGGTGGGCGACGACGCCCGGGCGGTGGGCTACTGGAAGCAGGCGTGGGGCGAGTCGCAGGACCGCACCGTGATGCACGAGTACGCGGGCGCGCTCATCCGCCTGGGTCAGGTGCAGGAGGCGCTGCGGCTGCCCGGCGTGGACCCGGCGGCCGCGTTCCGGTGCGCGGAGCGGGCGCTCTTCATCCGGGGCGCCTATTCGGAGGCCGCGGCGGTGGGCGAGGCCGCGCTGAACCACGCGAAGGACCCGGGCATCGCCTACGACGCGGCGTGCGCCTTCGCCCGCGCGGGCAATGGGACGGACGCGGTGCGCCTGCTCCAGCGCGCGCAGGCCCTGGGCTTCCAGGACGCGGACTACGCCGCGTCCGACGAGGACCTGGTGACCCTGCACGGCCAGCCCGCCTTTGAGGCCTGGCTGTCCCAGTTGCGGCCGTCCGCCGCGACCTGACCGACCTGACGACCTGCCCCCCGGGGGAGGCGCCCGGAGCGCGCGGATTGCCGTCCTTCGCGCCTCCGGGGCTAGAGTCCGCCCCCTCCCGTGAAGCCGCCCTCCCCCGCCGTGAAACCTTCCGACGCGCCCGTGCGTACCGGTGCCATGCCGGCAACGCCAGAGGGCGCCGGGGACTCGGATGAGGTGTTGATGGAGCGGTTCTGCCAGGGGGATGCGCCCGCGTTCGACGGGCTCTTCCAGCGCTACGCGCGCCCCATCCAGGGCTACCTGGCGCGCCTGACGGGCAGCCCCAGCGCCGCGGAGGACCTGGCCCAGCTCACGTTCCTGTCCCTGGTGCGTGCCCGTGGGCGCTACCAGCCGGGGGCACGCGTGCGGCCGTGGCTGTACGCCATCGCCACCAACGCCGCGCGGGACCATGCGCGCCGCCACCGCCGGCCGGAGGACCTGACGCCGGAGGGGGAATTGCCCCTCACCGCCGTGGCGGACACCCCGGAGCCCCGCGACGCGGGCCTGGAGCGCACCGTGCACCGCGCCCTGGAGCAGCTTCCGGAGGGCCAGCGGCTGCCCATCCTCATGCACCGCTTCGAAGGCATGGGCTTCGCGGAGATCGCCGAGGTCCTGGGCCTCACCGAGAGCGCGGTGAAGGTCCGCGCCCACCGGGGCTATGCGCGGCTGCGCGAGCTGCTGGCCCCCCTTCATCAGGAGACGGCGGAATGACGCCCGAATGCGAACGCGTCATGGACCACCTGGAGGGCCCGCTGCCGCCGGAGCTGGCCTCCCACGTGGCCGGCTGCGAGGACTGCCGCGCGCTGCTGGGCGGCTTCCAGGCCCTGGCGCCGCCCCCGGCCGTGCGGGCGCCCCCGGCCCTCCCCTTCAATGAAGTGAAGCTGGAGGAGACGCGGCGCAGGTCGCTGACGGAGCTGGCCGCGGCGCCCCGGCCCACGCCGTGGTGGAGGGACGTGCTGGTGCTGCTGGCCACCTACCTGGGCGTGGGCGCGGTGGGCCTCGCCGTGGTGGGCCGGAACGGGCTGCTGCTCAACTCCGCCCCTTCCCTTGAGGTCGCGGGCGTGGCGTTGCTCATCGTCACGGCCGTCGGCGGCGGGGCGATGCTGGGGCTCGCGCCCGCCCGACGGAGCTGGCCCCTGGGCTGGGTGGCGCTGGGGGCGGGCGTGGTGGCGCTGGCGCAGCTGCTGGGGCGCTCCGGCGCCCAGGTGCGGCCCCTCATCACCGGGGCCCTGGGGTGCATGGGCACGGAGGTGGCGCTGTCGGTGGTGCCGCTCGCGCTGGCGCTGGTGCTCCTGTGCCGCTCCGCCTACCAGCCCGTGCGGGCGCTGGCGGCGGGGCTGTCCTCGGCGGGCGTGGGCCTGCTGGTGCTGCATGTGCACTGCCCCGACGGCACCGCGGACCACCTGATGCTGAGCCACCTGCTGCCGTGGGTGGCCCTGGCGGGCGTGGCGGTGTTCATCCGCTCGCGCCTGCCGTCCCGCACCTACGCGCCCTGAGGTCCTCCAGGGCGCGAGGCCTGGGTGCTACTGGAGCCGCGACAGCGCTTCCTGCGGGAAGGCGCGCGCGTCCACCTTCGCGTGCCACTCCTTCACCCTGCCGTCCGGGCCAATGACGACGCCCACCCGGCGCGCGTTCGCGGCGGAGGCGTCATCCGCGGCCCCGTAGGCCAGCCCCACCTTGCGGTCCACGTCGCACAGCAGGGGGAAGTTGAAGTCGAACTTCTTCGCGAAGGCCTGGTTCTCCTCCGGCGTGTCGAAGCTGATGCCCAGGATGACCGTGCCCTTCTGCTCGTACTGGGCCTTGTGGTCGCGGAAGGAGCAGCCCTCGGCGGTGCAGCCCGGCGTGTCCGCCTTCGGGTAGAACCAGAGCACCACGTTCTTGCCCCGGTAGTCCGACAGGCTGTGCGCCTTGCCCGTGTGGTCCTTCACGGTGAACTCCGGCGCCACGTCTCCCTGCTTGAGCATGTGCGATGCCTCCTTGAGGTGGGGGAACGGCGCCGTCCTAGCATGCCGGGGGGCAGGCGGCCGGGCACCGCTCGGACGATGTGTGGGGTGGAGTGCAGGCGTCATCGTGGCGCTTGAATGGGCTTGAATTCCCCCCGGCGCCCCCGCTTAGTAGGGGCTCCAAATGAACAACAGTGACGAACCTCCGCCTGCTTCACCGCAGCGCGGCCCCGCGCTGGTGGCGTGGGCGAAGCAGGGCCTCTCCCGCCTCATCTACTTCCTGCTGGGTGCGTCCAACCGCATCCGCCTGCCGACGCCGTCGGTGCTGCCCATCGCGGGCGCGGTGGTGGGGCTGTACAGCGGCCTGGCCGCGGGCATCTTCTCCAACCTCATTGGCGTGATGAGCGGCATCACGTTCAGCGCCGCGGAGCTGGCGGCGACGCTGAAGCCGCAGCGCCTGCGCACGCTGATGGAGTCGCTGTCCTCCGCGCGCTGGCACCTGGAGTACGCGCTGGTGGGCGTGCCGCTGGCGCTGGGCGCGCTGCTGCTCGCGCGCGTCATCGAACCGGGGGGGCCGCGCGACGAGGTGAAGCGGCGCCTGCGGCTGCTGGCGCTGCTGACGCTGGGCGGCCTGTCGCTGTACTACCCGCTGGTGGGGCTGGCGGCCATCAACGCGGTGTTCGGCCACGCGCACAACCTGCCCGCGGCGCTGCCGCACCTGCCCTGGTGGCTGGTGCTGCTGGCGCCCACGCTGGGCGGGCTCGCGGTGGGCCGGCTGCTGCGCGACCGGCCGGAGACGCACGGCCACGGCCTGCCGGAGGTGGTGCGCGCGGTGAAGAGCGGCGCCAACGTGGTGCCGGCGGACCGGGGGCTGCTCAAGCTCATCGCGTCGGCCATCACCATCGGGAGCGGCGGCTCCGCGGGCCGCGAGGGCCCCATCGTCTATGGCGGCGCGGCGTTCGCCTCCAGCGTGGGGCGCGTGCTGGGCTTCAGCCGCCGGGAGCTGTCCATCCTGCTGGCATGCGGCGCGGGGGCGGGCATCTCCGCGTCCTTCAACGCGCCCATCGCGGGCGCGGTGTTCGCGATGGAGATCATCCTGCGCGAGTTCGAGCTGCGCGTCTTCTCCCCCATCATCCTGGCGAGCGTGGCGGGCACGCTGGTGAGCCGGGGCGTGCTGGATGAAGCGCCCATGCTCAACCGGGTCAACTACGAGCTGGTCAGCGGCGCGGAGGTGTTCGCCTACGCGGCGCTGGGCATCGCGTGCGGGCTGTTGGCGTTCGCGTTCGTGAAGATGCTGCACGGCGTGGAGCACTTCTTCCAGGGCGGCGGGGGCGGGAAGCTGTCCCCGTGGCTGGGCCGCAGGCCCCTGCCGGTGCGCGCGGCGCTGGGCGGCCTGGTGACGGGCGTGCTCGTGTTCCTGAGCCCCACGGTGTGGGGCAGCGGGCACGACTACATCAACCTGGCGGCGGCCGGCCAGCTGCCCTTCCTCTTCCTGGTGACGGCGTGCGTGCTGAAGCTCGTCGCCACGTCCATCACCATCGGTTCGGGCGGGTCCGGCGGCACGTTCTTCCCGGCCGCGCTCATTGGCGCCATGGCGGGCGGCGCGTTCGGCACGCTGGTGCACTACGTCTTCCCGCTGGCCACCGGGCCCAGCGGCGCGTACGCCATCGTGGGCATGGGCGGCGCGGTGGCGGCGCTCACGCGCGGCCCGCTCACCGGCATGATGATGCTGTACGAGCTGAGCGGCAGCCACGACATCATCCTGCCGCTGATGGTGACGTGCACCATCGCGTCCGCGCTGTGCCACTACCTCATCGAGCGCACCTCCACCAAGGTGGTGAGCGACGAGGACCTGCTCACGGGCACCCAGGTGCGCGCCCTGATGACGCAGGTGCCGGCGGTGCCCGCGGGCACGCCGCTGCGCGAGCTGACGGACCAGCTGCTCACGTCCGAGGCGGGCACGCTGCCGGTGCTGGACGCCCTGGGCAACCTCTACGGCACCGTGCAGGTGGAGCAGCTGCGCGAGGTGTGGCGGGACGAATCCATGTACCCGCTGCTCGTGGCCAGCGACCTGGCGCGCAAGCTGCCCGCGCTGGCGCCGGACACGGACCTGGCGCACGCCCTCCAGACGATGGACCAGGAGGACGTGGACGCGCTGCCGGTGGCGCCCGTGCTGGGGCTGGCCCCGTGCGGGCTGCTCACGCGGGCCGCGGTGCGCCGCTTCCTCTTCGCGCAGCACGCCCGTGAGCACGCCAGCGGCAACGCCCCCGTCAGCACCTCCGAAGCGACGCACTGAACCGGCGGCCGGGCCGGCCCTGCGTCGAAAGCGCGGGGCCTGTCAGGAATCCCGGGGAGCGGGCATCCTTGGGCGCCATGTCCGACACCGCCCTGTCCACGCTGCGCGCCGAGCTGACGTCCACCTCCCATGACGCCCGGGTGCGCCAGATGGTGGCGCTGGGACGGAGGGCCCGCACGGAGCCGCGGGACCAGGCGCTGCTGGACGCCCTGGCCCGGGGGGACGCCTTCGAGCGGCGCCTGGCCCTGGCGGCCCAGTTCACCCGGCGCGACGGCGTGGCGGTGCTGAAGGCCACGGCGGACGACTCGTTCCGGGTGCGCACGCTGGCGTTCGAGCTGGTGCCGCTCGCCTGTGACGACGCCCAGGCCCTGGAGGCGCTGCGCATGGCGCACGGCATGCGCCGGGAGCAGTCCCTGCTGCGCCAGCTGGTGCTGCGCAAGCGGCACGCGGTCATCGACGCGTACCTGGACGGGCTGGCGGAGCAGGGGGACAGCGCGGCGTTCGCGGACGCGGTGCCCCTGGCGTCGGAGCAGGGCCTGCGCCGGCACCTGGCGCGCGCGCTGGAGCGGCCCAGCCACCGGTTCTGGGCGCGGCTCGCGCGGTTCGCCCCGGAGGTGCTGGGCGAGTTGCTCCTCGGGTGGATGCGCGCGGTGCAGGGCGAGGCGGACCCGGTGACGCGGCAGTACGTGGACTGGGGCCTGGAGCGCCTGGCGGAGCAGGTGCCCGACGCGGCGGAAGCGTTGCTGGAGCTGATGCTGGCGCGTGGCATTCCCGCGAACCTGGGCGCGCTGCGGTGGCTGGTGCGGCACCGTCCCGCGCGCACGGTCGCCCTCCTGCGCCAGCATCCCAACATCCCCCTTCCGCACCTGCTGTTCGCGAAGGACGTGGGCTCGCTGGACGCGGAGACCCTGACGTGGCTCATCCAGCGCGACCCGAACCTGCTGGGCACCGCGAAGGACGTGCTGAAGAAGGTGGCGCAGCCCCTGCACCGGACCCTCACCGACGCCTGGTGCGCGGCGGTGGACGGCTCGCCCCATTGGGGCACGGAGCTGATGGCCCTCATCCAGGACGCGGGCGTGCGCGAGCGCGTCTTCCAGCGCTGGAGCGCGGCGATGCGCAACCACGACGGCGTCATCCCCGTGGGCTACCTGGAGCGCCTGCCCGTGGACCTGCGCGAGCGCGAGGCGCGGCGGCACCTGCACGAAGTGGTCGCGCTGGGCACCCGGGCCGAGTCGCGCGTCGTCTACGCGCGGCTCTTGCCCTGGGACGAGGCGCTGGGCGTGCTCCGGGGCGCGATGGGGCACCCCGACGCGGGCATGCGCGGCCTGGCGCTGGGCGCGGTGCTGGCCCTGCCCGGACTGCGTCCGGACGAGCCCGCGGGGGTGGCGCCCGCGCTGGCGCTGGTGCTGGCCCGGAAGAACGAACAGGACCCGGTGCGCGGGTCGATGTTGCAGGCCCTGAAGGGGTGGCCCCGGCGGATGTGGCGCGCCGAGCACACCGAGGCCCTGGGCCGCATCCTGCGGGACGCCCTGGACGCGGCGGACCTGTCGTCGGCGACGGCCGGGGCGGCGGAGGCGCTGCTCGTGCGGGCCTTCGGCGCGAACCCCGAGTGGGGCGCGCCGTGGCTGGGCACGTTCATCAAGGAGCGCGGCAGCCTGAATGACGCGGGGCTGGGCCACCGGCTGAAGGACGACGAGGTGCGCCGGGCCGCCCCCCATCTGTTGTCACTGGCGAAGGCCTGGGCGGAGCGCGAGCGCGGCTGGCCCCTGCTCCAACTGGCGCAGAGCCTGGGCAAGCGCGCGGCGCTGGTGCCCGGCCTGTCGGAGTGGCTGGTCTCCGTGCGGGACGTGACGCCGGATGGGCGGCTGTCGGTGGCGCTGACCCAGTGGCTGTCGAAGGAGGACCGGCCCCGCTTCGAGGCGACGCTCGCGGGCGCGCTGCGGCGCTGGAGGGACCGGGGCTGGGACGACGAGGTGGTCGCGGTGGCGCACCACGAGAAGCGCGACGTGCCCCTGCACCGGGAGCTGGTGGCGGAGCTGGAGCGGGTGGCGCTGCGGCTGGGCAAGCCGTCCGGGAACGCGCTGTGGATCCTGCGCTACCGCGCGTGGAAGGACTTCGACCGGGTGCTCCCCGCGCTGCTCAAGCGGGACGAGAGCGCCATCGCCATCCCCGTGGTGCGCGAGTACCTGCACCGGCGGCGGCAGGACCTGCTGGGGCCGTACCTGGGCGCGCCGGCCATCACCGGGCAGTTCGCCACGGGCGCGACGCATTGGATCCTCCCCTTCGACTCGGGCTTCTACCGGTGGACGGCGGAGCAGAACCGGACGTATTCGCGCGCGCTCTCCAAGCTGTGCGAGGACCCGGAGCGGGACACGCCCACGCTGCTGGCGGCGGTGACGCGGCTGGCCGCGCTGGACTGGGCGCCCATGGACCCGCTCCAGGCGCTGGCGGACGACAAGCGGCCCGCGGTGCAGGAGCGGGCCCTGCGGGTGCTGGCCCGGTGCGACCAGGGCCAGGGGGTGCCCACGCTGATTGAGTGCCTGGGGGATGCGCGCGCGCGCATCGCCATCTACGGCCTGCGCCGGGCGTTCAACGGCATGCCCCCCGCGCGGGTGCTGGCGCTGCTCGCGGAGGTGCCGCTCGCGAAGGTCACCGTCGCCAAGGAGGTGGTGCGGCTGCTGGGCGAGCTGCGCTCGGACGCAGCCTACGAACGGCTGTTGGAGCTGGACGCCCTGCCCCTGCACCGCGACGTGCGCATCGCGCTGCTGCGCGGGCTGTGGGACCACCTGGACCGCGAGCCCACGTGGGCCGTGTTCGAGCGGGCCGTCACGGGTGACGACGCCATCATGGCCTCGCGCGTGGGGGACATCCCCGCGGACCGGCTCACGGAGGCCCTGGACGCGCGACTGTCCGCGCTGCTGGCGAAGGTGCTGGCGCGCCCGGAGCCCGACGCGCGCATCGACCTCTTGCGGCGCGCGGCGTTCCTCCAGGTGCGGGACCGGGAGCGGGGCTTCCTGGCCGCGTGCGGCGCGCGACTGGCGTCCCCCTTCGATGACGAGGTGCGCGCGGCGATGGCGGCGCTCGTCCACCGCGCCGACGAACAGGACCAGCCGCTGATGGCCCGGATGCTGGAAGCGGTGGTGGACGACCGACGGGCGCTGAGCGTCGCGCTGGACTCACTGCTCCAGCCACGGGAGCGGATGCGCCCCGTGCCCCTGCGCGCGGTGCGGATGCTGGCCGAGGTCGTCCTCACGAAGGACCCGCGCCTGGCCGCGCTTCGCGTGCGCTGCGCGGCCATTGCCCTGGAGCCGTTGGAGTTCGCGAGCCACCTGGAGGCCCTGGGTCAGGAGGGCTGGCTGCACGCGGATGGACTGACGGCGGCCCAGGTGGCGCTGGCCCAGCTGCCGGTGGAGTCGATGGAGGCCGTGGGTGCGCGGCTGGGGAGCAGTCCCAGCCCGGAGGCGCGGCGGCTGGCGGTCCAGTGCCTGGTGCGCGACGCGAAGGAGGGGCGGGGTTGGACGCCGGAGCGGCTGGAGACGCTCACCGGGCTCCAGCGGGATGACTCGCCGCTCGTGGCCGGCGCCGCGCAGTTCGTGTTCCCGCCCAGGGAGCTGACAAGGGCGCCTGACGCGGAGTGAGGCACCTCCCCCCGCGCGGGCCTCGCTTCAGCTCAGCGAGCGCTCGAGCGGGTCCGTGTCCCTGACGGGTGCGCCGACGGAGGCGCCCCGCACGGCCTCGTCCGCGTACCGCTCCAGCGCCAGGGCCCGTTGGTCCACGGTGTGCTCGGCCAGCACCCGCTCACGGGCGCGCGCGCCCAGTTGGAGCCGGTCCGCCTCCGGCATCTCGCGCAGGTACAGCAGCACGTCCTTCGCCGTGCGCGCCACGAGGACCTCCTCCCCCAGCGAGAAGAGGTCCTCCAATCCCGGCCAGGGTTCGCACACCAGCGCCGCGCCGCACGCGGCGGCCTCGAACAGGTGGGGGCCCGGCGTGTGCTCCGCGCGGGAGAGGGCCAGCGTGAAGCGCTGTGCCGCGTGGAAGTCCGGGTGCTCCCGTGACGGAGGGGCCGCCTGCCGCGTCACGTTGGCGGGCCAGGCCGCGTCCACCACGGACATCCCTCCGGCGAGCACGAACCGCCCTTCGGCCCAGTCGCGCGCGGCGTCGAGCAGCAACCGCCCCAGCAGCGTCCGGCGCTCCGCCGAGGACGGCCCCAGGTGCCCCAGGTCCCACCGAGGCTCCCG
This region of Corallococcus soli genomic DNA includes:
- a CDS encoding CgeB family protein: MDIVFLGPPCEAFADGARGSPTRQLAQALRRRGHPVLLLEQALSGSSWLEGEPVRAPYLDVADLHARFRSRVRRADLVLVDADVPRGAEVGRWAQDTARGLTVCWDRDTPRTLRHERSREYAARMTPELIAGYPLLLCSSGGPVPERLEREWGVARARVFPPGVPLEHFAPRAREPRWDLGHLGPSSAERRTLLGRLLLDAARDWAEGRFVLAGGMSVVDAAWPANVTRQAAPPSREHPDFHAAQRFTLALSRAEHTPGPHLFEAAACGAALVCEPWPGLEDLFSLGEEVLVARTAKDVLLYLREMPEADRLQLGARARERVLAEHTVDQRALALERYADEAVRGASVGAPVRDTDPLERSLS
- a CDS encoding chloride channel protein, yielding MNNSDEPPPASPQRGPALVAWAKQGLSRLIYFLLGASNRIRLPTPSVLPIAGAVVGLYSGLAAGIFSNLIGVMSGITFSAAELAATLKPQRLRTLMESLSSARWHLEYALVGVPLALGALLLARVIEPGGPRDEVKRRLRLLALLTLGGLSLYYPLVGLAAINAVFGHAHNLPAALPHLPWWLVLLAPTLGGLAVGRLLRDRPETHGHGLPEVVRAVKSGANVVPADRGLLKLIASAITIGSGGSAGREGPIVYGGAAFASSVGRVLGFSRRELSILLACGAGAGISASFNAPIAGAVFAMEIILREFELRVFSPIILASVAGTLVSRGVLDEAPMLNRVNYELVSGAEVFAYAALGIACGLLAFAFVKMLHGVEHFFQGGGGGKLSPWLGRRPLPVRAALGGLVTGVLVFLSPTVWGSGHDYINLAAAGQLPFLFLVTACVLKLVATSITIGSGGSGGTFFPAALIGAMAGGAFGTLVHYVFPLATGPSGAYAIVGMGGAVAALTRGPLTGMMMLYELSGSHDIILPLMVTCTIASALCHYLIERTSTKVVSDEDLLTGTQVRALMTQVPAVPAGTPLRELTDQLLTSEAGTLPVLDALGNLYGTVQVEQLREVWRDESMYPLLVASDLARKLPALAPDTDLAHALQTMDQEDVDALPVAPVLGLAPCGLLTRAAVRRFLFAQHAREHASGNAPVSTSEATH